One Polaribacter sp. SA4-12 genomic window carries:
- the nrfD gene encoding NrfD/PsrC family molybdoenzyme membrane anchor subunit translates to MIQEELFTSGRNIPNIDPALEIWHWPIAVYLFLGGLAAGILFFGALIYIVGKEDQYPTAVKTASIIPPIALSLGLLALVYDLTHPLYTWQLYTTFRIESPMSWGAWVLLITTPLSFIWTFSYYREVYPKLEAKLKVFKRFKFLSSFEKFTIKNRKNIAYALIPLALVLGVYTGILLSAFNARPLWNNAILGPLFLVSGLSTGAAAIILLSKTKAEKHLFGKIDLGLIIIELALITHMIMGYYAGSQVQLEAMELLINGDFTLMFFGFVVLLGLIVPAILEFIELIGFKVPVIVPALLVILGGLIFRFVMVEAGQLTRFLY, encoded by the coding sequence ATGATACAAGAAGAACTATTCACAAGCGGAAGAAATATTCCAAATATCGATCCCGCATTAGAAATTTGGCATTGGCCAATAGCAGTTTATTTATTTTTAGGAGGTCTTGCAGCTGGAATATTATTTTTTGGTGCCTTAATCTATATTGTAGGTAAAGAAGATCAATATCCAACAGCTGTAAAAACAGCATCTATTATTCCTCCTATTGCTTTGTCTTTAGGCTTGCTAGCTTTAGTTTACGATTTAACACATCCGCTATATACTTGGCAACTATATACCACATTTAGAATTGAATCTCCAATGTCTTGGGGAGCTTGGGTTTTGTTAATTACAACACCACTATCTTTTATTTGGACTTTCAGTTATTATAGAGAAGTATATCCTAAACTAGAAGCTAAATTAAAAGTATTTAAACGTTTTAAATTTTTAAGTTCTTTTGAAAAATTTACAATAAAAAACAGAAAGAACATCGCTTATGCTTTAATTCCTTTAGCTTTAGTTTTAGGTGTTTACACTGGTATTTTATTATCTGCTTTTAATGCAAGACCACTTTGGAACAATGCCATTTTAGGTCCATTATTTTTAGTTTCTGGACTTTCTACAGGAGCAGCTGCAATAATTTTATTATCAAAAACAAAAGCAGAAAAACATCTTTTTGGAAAAATAGATTTAGGTTTAATTATTATTGAATTGGCATTAATTACGCATATGATTATGGGATATTATGCAGGTTCACAAGTTCAACTAGAAGCAATGGAATTATTAATCAACGGAGACTTTACACTAATGTTCTTTGGCTTTGTTGTTTTACTTGGACTAATTGTGCCAGCAATTCTTGAATTTATAGAACTTATAGGATTTAAAGTGCCTGTAATTGTACCTGCCTTATTAGTCATTTTAGGAGGTCTAATTTTTAGGTTTGTAATGGTTGAAGCCGGACAATTAACAAGATTTCTATATTAA
- a CDS encoding rhodanese-like domain-containing protein, with protein MMIKKRTAKILSYRYVMMATVFIILAGGLVLLPKYEKSEGIPADKLLSNIVSLERYVSTDQISEKNISQDPSFILIDVRDEKSYNNYTLPNAIHIPLKNLLDTKFESYLNQDQFDVVFFSNDNFYADQAWVLCNRLKYNNLHVLKGGVNEWFSTVINPKKPNENGTAKEFELYTTRKAASMFYGVVYADQIKTNNVVKKAPRKIVTVKKKKKVAEGGC; from the coding sequence ATGATGATTAAAAAAAGAACTGCAAAAATTTTATCTTATAGATATGTAATGATGGCTACCGTTTTTATCATACTTGCTGGTGGTTTAGTGTTATTACCTAAATATGAAAAAAGCGAAGGAATTCCTGCTGATAAATTATTGAGCAACATTGTTAGCCTCGAAAGATATGTTTCTACTGATCAAATTTCAGAAAAAAATATTAGTCAAGATCCTTCATTTATATTGATTGATGTTCGTGATGAAAAAAGTTATAATAACTACACACTTCCGAACGCTATTCATATTCCTCTAAAGAATTTATTGGATACAAAATTTGAATCTTACCTAAATCAAGATCAATTTGATGTCGTATTTTTTTCTAATGACAATTTTTACGCTGATCAAGCTTGGGTATTATGTAATAGACTAAAATACAACAACCTACACGTTTTAAAAGGTGGTGTAAATGAATGGTTTTCTACTGTTATAAACCCGAAAAAACCTAATGAAAATGGCACTGCAAAAGAATTTGAATTATATACAACAAGAAAAGCTGCAAGTATGTTTTATGGAGTTGTTTATGCTGATCAAATAAAAACAAACAACGTTGTTAAAAAAGCGCCAAGAAAAATTGTAACCGTAAAAAAGAAAAAGAAAGTTGCTGAAGGTGGTTGCTAA
- a CDS encoding rhodanese-like domain-containing protein — MKELEKTKRISIATTLFILAVLIGLLTYKRPINTYAFNTKSTLENLSNTNYLTDLQGINNTDVLIDIRSAFEFEKGHLENAINIHTPDFLNEDNISIFKELKENNKTAILYGKNPEEVNLPFLLLHQLGYDNMKLLTVELDYYQNKLITKNCSVETSKADVASFIQESVKKQADAMKKANIKITAKPKVVTAPKKVITIKKKKKMPTEGGC, encoded by the coding sequence ATGAAAGAACTAGAAAAAACAAAACGAATATCAATAGCTACAACGCTTTTTATATTAGCCGTTTTAATTGGACTTCTTACTTATAAAAGACCAATTAACACCTACGCTTTTAATACAAAAAGCACACTCGAAAATCTATCTAACACAAATTACTTAACAGATTTACAAGGTATTAATAATACTGATGTATTAATTGATATTAGAAGTGCATTCGAATTTGAAAAAGGTCATTTAGAAAATGCTATAAATATTCACACTCCAGATTTTTTAAATGAGGATAACATATCCATTTTTAAAGAACTAAAAGAAAACAATAAAACAGCAATTCTATACGGTAAAAACCCTGAAGAAGTGAATCTTCCTTTTTTACTTTTGCATCAATTAGGTTATGATAACATGAAGCTCTTAACAGTTGAGTTAGACTATTATCAAAATAAATTAATTACTAAAAACTGTAGTGTTGAAACCTCTAAAGCAGATGTTGCTTCTTTCATTCAAGAATCGGTTAAAAAGCAGGCAGATGCTATGAAAAAAGCAAATATCAAAATAACTGCAAAACCAAAAGTTGTGACTGCTCCTAAAAAAGTAATTACAATTAAAAAGAAAAAGAAAATGCCAACAGAAGGTGGTTGTTAA
- a CDS encoding 4Fe-4S dicluster domain-containing protein has protein sequence MRYAMVIDTLKCVGCSDCVVACQTENNVPIGYCRDWITETVDGTYPNIMLELKSERCNHCANAPCVRCCPTGASHIVEGGIVLVTAEECIGCGACIESCPYDARYQHPDGYVDKCTFCHHRLQKGQLPACVSVCPTKCMYFGDLDNPNSEVSLLLKNRKHKTLAPEAGTDPHVFYLT, from the coding sequence ATGAGATATGCAATGGTAATAGACACATTAAAATGTGTTGGTTGTAGTGACTGTGTAGTTGCCTGTCAAACCGAAAACAATGTACCTATTGGATATTGTAGAGATTGGATTACAGAAACTGTAGATGGTACTTATCCTAACATTATGTTAGAATTAAAATCTGAAAGATGTAATCACTGTGCAAATGCGCCATGTGTTAGATGTTGCCCAACAGGAGCAAGTCATATTGTAGAAGGTGGTATTGTTTTAGTAACTGCAGAAGAATGTATTGGTTGTGGTGCTTGTATAGAATCATGTCCTTACGATGCTCGTTATCAACATCCAGACGGATATGTAGATAAATGTACTTTTTGTCATCACAGATTACAAAAAGGTCAGCTTCCTGCATGTGTTTCTGTTTGCCCTACAAAGTGTATGTATTTTGGCGATTTAGACAATCCAAACAGTGAAGTGTCACTATTATTAAAAAATAGAAAACACAAAACATTAGCTCCAGAAGCTGGTACAGATCCACATGTATTTTACTTAACATAA
- a CDS encoding YeeE/YedE thiosulfate transporter family protein, whose translation MELLIFNAISIPAQWDSVIAICIGIAFGFVLESSGFSSSRKMAGVFYGYDFAVLKVFFTAAAVAVIGIYYLDYLGYLDVSELYIHPTYVWGAIIGGAVMGIGFVAGGFCPGTSLCGVAIGKIDAIVYLLGLAIGVFIFSEMYTFFEPIYAGYYLGNVTLIDSFDWNPYWVIFIFSVIAIVAFVVADFVRKKVKKVFY comes from the coding sequence ATGGAACTTTTAATTTTTAACGCAATTTCTATTCCTGCTCAGTGGGATAGTGTTATTGCTATTTGTATTGGTATTGCTTTTGGATTTGTTTTAGAATCTTCTGGATTTTCTTCTTCAAGAAAAATGGCAGGTGTTTTCTATGGCTACGATTTTGCAGTATTAAAAGTATTTTTTACAGCAGCTGCAGTAGCAGTTATAGGAATTTACTATTTAGACTACTTAGGGTATTTAGATGTTAGTGAATTATATATACATCCAACATATGTTTGGGGTGCAATAATTGGAGGAGCTGTTATGGGTATTGGTTTTGTTGCTGGTGGTTTTTGTCCGGGAACTAGTTTATGTGGCGTTGCAATTGGAAAAATTGATGCTATTGTTTACTTATTAGGTTTAGCAATTGGAGTATTTATTTTTTCTGAAATGTATACTTTCTTCGAACCAATTTATGCAGGATATTATTTAGGAAATGTTACTTTAATTGATTCCTTTGATTGGAATCCTTATTGGGTTATTTTTATATTTTCTGTCATAGCAATTGTAGCATTTGTGGTTGCAGATTTTGTAAGAAAAAAAGTAAAAAAAGTGTTCTATTAA
- a CDS encoding molybdopterin-containing oxidoreductase family protein produces the protein MTTSRRKFIQISTLGLGGVFASTSAFNLFGNNSSLTEKTTQKISQNLKKTATYCEVCFWKCAAWAHSDEQGNIQKIIGNETDPHCYGRLCPRGTGGVGMYSDEDRLKTPLIRTTIDGEETFREASWDEALNLIASKFKNIKEKYGAEAFALLKHGSPGKHLEHLFKAYGSDTIAEPAYAQCRGAREAGFNATFGSWVGSPEPTDIRNTRCLVLIGSHIGENMHNSQVQEMSEAIDNKATIITVDPRLSTAASKSKYWLAIKPATDIALMLAWMHVIIKEDLYDKEYVKKHTIGFDQLKKHVQNFTPEWAYGITTIKPDEIIKTAREMGHAAPAVIIHPGRHVSWYGDDTQRARAMAILNGLLGSWGRHGGFYFKEKISVPKYPHPKYPHPKWDWRDIGEKFPLAQMGITTEVIKCAIPSKDNKYPVKAMMVAGTNITKSIPDKKLLEEAIDELEFMVVLDTMPMDVTGYADVVLPECTYLERYDGIRSATNRTPSIAVRVPAVKPKYDSKPGWWVAKQIGERIGLGDFFKYDDYKEVIEWQLQKMGTSLEEMEKIGVKHYPRKSGPMYLVEGGDYEFPTESGKIELYSKELESLGFDAMPLYTKHPEPPQGFYRLNYGRSPMHTFSRTANNPNLNALKSENNLWVNPKVARIIGLKTGQSVWLRNQDKITSTFSIKVRVTERIRWDSVYMVHGFGHDNKKLTRAFGKGINDTQMVTKTMIDPIMGGTGMRGNFVEIITEDPHKTEEV, from the coding sequence ATGACAACATCAAGAAGAAAGTTTATTCAAATTTCCACATTAGGTTTAGGAGGTGTTTTTGCATCAACTTCAGCATTTAATCTTTTTGGTAATAATTCATCTTTAACTGAAAAGACGACTCAAAAAATTTCACAAAACCTTAAAAAAACAGCTACTTATTGCGAAGTATGTTTTTGGAAATGTGCAGCTTGGGCTCATTCTGATGAACAAGGAAATATTCAAAAAATTATTGGAAATGAAACGGATCCACATTGTTATGGTAGACTTTGCCCTAGAGGAACAGGTGGTGTAGGAATGTACTCTGATGAAGATCGTTTAAAAACACCTTTAATTAGAACGACTATTGATGGTGAAGAAACTTTTAGAGAAGCAAGTTGGGATGAAGCTTTAAATTTAATTGCTTCAAAATTTAAAAATATTAAAGAAAAATACGGTGCAGAAGCCTTTGCTTTATTAAAGCATGGTTCTCCTGGTAAACATTTAGAACATTTATTTAAAGCTTATGGTTCAGATACTATTGCAGAACCTGCCTATGCACAATGTAGAGGTGCTCGTGAAGCTGGCTTTAACGCAACATTTGGTTCTTGGGTAGGATCCCCAGAACCTACAGATATTAGAAACACTCGATGTTTAGTATTAATAGGTTCGCACATTGGTGAAAACATGCACAACTCTCAAGTGCAAGAAATGTCTGAAGCTATTGATAATAAAGCTACAATAATTACTGTTGACCCAAGATTATCTACTGCAGCAAGTAAATCTAAATACTGGTTAGCTATTAAACCAGCTACAGATATTGCCTTAATGTTAGCTTGGATGCATGTAATTATTAAAGAAGATTTATATGATAAAGAGTATGTTAAAAAACATACAATAGGGTTTGATCAACTAAAAAAACATGTCCAAAATTTCACTCCAGAATGGGCTTATGGAATTACAACAATTAAACCAGATGAAATTATAAAAACAGCAAGAGAAATGGGACATGCTGCACCTGCTGTTATTATTCATCCTGGACGTCATGTAAGTTGGTATGGAGATGATACACAACGTGCAAGAGCAATGGCTATTTTAAATGGTCTTTTAGGTTCTTGGGGAAGACATGGTGGATTCTACTTTAAAGAAAAAATTAGTGTTCCTAAATATCCTCACCCAAAATATCCACATCCAAAATGGGATTGGAGAGATATTGGTGAAAAATTTCCACTTGCTCAAATGGGAATCACTACAGAAGTTATTAAATGTGCAATTCCGAGTAAAGATAATAAGTATCCTGTAAAAGCAATGATGGTTGCAGGTACTAACATTACAAAATCAATTCCTGATAAAAAATTATTAGAAGAAGCAATAGATGAACTTGAGTTTATGGTTGTTTTAGATACAATGCCAATGGATGTTACTGGTTATGCGGATGTTGTGCTACCAGAATGCACCTATTTAGAGCGTTATGATGGTATTCGTTCTGCTACAAACAGAACGCCTTCAATAGCTGTTAGAGTTCCTGCAGTGAAACCAAAATACGATTCTAAACCAGGTTGGTGGGTTGCCAAACAAATTGGTGAACGTATTGGTTTAGGTGATTTCTTTAAATATGATGATTATAAAGAAGTTATTGAATGGCAATTGCAAAAAATGGGAACTTCATTAGAAGAAATGGAAAAGATTGGAGTAAAACATTATCCTCGTAAATCTGGACCAATGTATTTAGTGGAAGGTGGAGATTATGAATTTCCTACTGAAAGTGGAAAAATTGAATTGTATTCTAAAGAATTAGAAAGTCTTGGTTTTGATGCCATGCCACTTTATACAAAACACCCAGAACCACCTCAAGGTTTTTATAGATTAAATTACGGAAGATCTCCTATGCATACGTTTAGTAGAACTGCAAATAATCCTAATTTAAATGCTTTAAAAAGCGAAAATAATCTTTGGGTAAACCCTAAAGTCGCAAGAATAATTGGTTTAAAAACTGGACAATCTGTTTGGTTAAGAAATCAAGATAAAATTACTTCAACATTTTCTATTAAAGTAAGAGTTACAGAACGTATTAGATGGGATTCTGTGTATATGGTTCATGGTTTTGGTCATGATAATAAAAAATTAACGAGAGCTTTTGGTAAAGGTATTAATGATACACAAATGGTTACCAAAACAATGATAGACCCTATAATGGGTGGAACTGGAATGCGTGGAAATTTTGTTGAAATTATAACAGAAGACCCACATAAAACTGAAGAAGTATGA
- a CDS encoding YeeE/YedE thiosulfate transporter family protein yields MNDKKQKNSHIYWNPYFGGFLLGIIIIFTFLLTKRGLGASGAVKSSVVTIVDKIAPTHAENNAYYSKFLKEDDTPMNTWLVFEALGVLLGAFLSGGLSGRISWRVQHSPKISSKRRLLFALGGGILFGLGAQIARGCTSGAALSGMAVLSSGGFITMLSIFGTGYIVAYFFRKNWI; encoded by the coding sequence ATGAATGATAAAAAACAAAAAAATAGTCACATTTATTGGAATCCATATTTTGGAGGATTTCTACTTGGTATCATCATCATTTTTACATTTCTTTTAACAAAAAGAGGTTTAGGTGCAAGTGGAGCTGTAAAAAGTAGTGTAGTTACAATTGTTGATAAAATAGCGCCAACACACGCTGAAAACAACGCATATTATAGCAAGTTTTTAAAAGAAGATGACACGCCAATGAATACTTGGTTGGTTTTTGAAGCATTAGGTGTTCTTTTAGGTGCATTTCTTTCTGGAGGTTTATCAGGAAGAATTAGCTGGAGAGTACAACATTCTCCAAAAATATCTAGTAAACGAAGATTGCTATTTGCACTTGGAGGAGGTATTTTATTTGGGTTAGGAGCCCAAATTGCTAGAGGTTGTACAAGTGGAGCCGCTTTAAGCGGAATGGCTGTATTATCTTCTGGAGGTTTTATAACGATGTTATCAATTTTTGGTACAGGTTACATTGTCGCTTATTTCTTTAGAAAAAATTGGATATAA